One window from the genome of Sulfodiicoccus acidiphilus encodes:
- a CDS encoding DUF72 domain-containing protein, translating into MGVDVMEVQQTFYDLVSESTATRMRREFPFEFTVKASQVITHEITSPTYRRTKKFVGRPENYGRFKVNRDTERALEYTLKVAKVLNASVVVFQTPPSFHPTEENLRSMKEFSTLLDRSFLYAWEHRGEGWSDELVSRVLSETGFLHAVDPFRRRSLSSLKYYRLHGIGDKEVNYRYRYTEQDFEVLVNALGEDLNYVMFNNVHMIRNALEFKEYLERRHKGSPPVRA; encoded by the coding sequence GTGGGCGTCGACGTAATGGAGGTTCAACAGACGTTTTACGACTTGGTGTCCGAGTCGACAGCAACTAGGATGAGGAGGGAGTTCCCCTTCGAGTTCACGGTGAAGGCCTCGCAGGTGATCACTCACGAGATCACGAGTCCCACCTACAGGAGGACGAAGAAGTTCGTAGGGAGGCCAGAGAACTACGGGAGGTTCAAGGTTAATCGGGACACGGAGAGGGCCCTAGAGTACACCTTGAAGGTAGCCAAGGTCCTCAACGCGAGTGTAGTAGTCTTCCAGACTCCGCCTTCCTTTCACCCGACGGAGGAGAACCTCAGGTCGATGAAGGAGTTCTCAACCCTTCTCGACAGGAGCTTCCTTTACGCGTGGGAACATCGAGGGGAAGGGTGGAGCGACGAGTTGGTGAGTAGAGTTCTCTCCGAAACCGGTTTCCTCCACGCGGTCGATCCCTTCAGGAGGAGGTCCCTATCGTCACTGAAGTACTACAGGCTCCACGGAATAGGGGACAAGGAGGTCAACTACAGGTACAGGTACACGGAGCAAGACTTCGAGGTCCTGGTCAACGCCCTGGGAGAGGACCTGAACTACGTCATGTTCAACAACGTCCACATGATTAGGAACGCTCTGGAGTTCAAGGAGTACTTGGAGAGGAGGCACAAAGGGAGTCCACCTGTTCGAGCCTGA
- a CDS encoding pyridoxal phosphate-dependent decarboxylase family protein, with amino-acid sequence MEFKESRTSKEEVLRRAEEYVSRDMDPLSGRMWGHVYVLGAPDVIELGKALYLKFMDKTMLDFTVYPSVLRMENELVGMVSSLLHGDDEVVGNFTYGGTESIILAMKAARERFERSSSGTPEIVLPATAHPAFRKAAEYLGMRVVTVKVDGQFRADLEDVKGKLGGNTVALIASAPNYPFGTVDDVQAMAELALDRGVWFHVDACVGGFLLPFLRELGEDVPPFDFSLEGVSSVSADLHKYGYAPAAPLSSSSGTPSSGRALSSPRPSGRVTR; translated from the coding sequence GTGGAGTTCAAGGAAAGTCGAACTTCGAAAGAGGAGGTGTTGAGGAGGGCGGAGGAGTACGTTTCCAGGGACATGGACCCGCTGAGTGGTAGGATGTGGGGCCACGTGTACGTGTTGGGGGCCCCTGACGTGATCGAGCTGGGGAAGGCCCTCTACCTCAAGTTCATGGATAAGACTATGCTGGACTTCACTGTGTACCCGAGCGTACTCAGGATGGAGAACGAGCTAGTGGGAATGGTCTCTTCTCTCCTTCACGGCGACGACGAAGTGGTGGGGAACTTCACCTACGGTGGCACCGAGAGCATAATTCTGGCGATGAAGGCGGCCAGGGAGCGATTCGAGAGAAGCAGTTCTGGGACACCGGAAATAGTACTACCGGCGACGGCCCACCCGGCGTTCAGGAAGGCCGCCGAATACTTGGGGATGAGGGTGGTCACCGTCAAGGTAGACGGGCAATTTAGGGCAGACCTGGAGGACGTGAAGGGGAAGTTGGGAGGTAACACCGTAGCGCTGATCGCTTCGGCTCCCAACTATCCCTTCGGCACCGTGGACGACGTACAGGCCATGGCAGAGCTGGCGCTGGATCGCGGGGTGTGGTTCCACGTGGACGCGTGTGTGGGAGGTTTCCTTCTCCCCTTCCTGAGGGAGTTGGGAGAGGACGTACCTCCCTTCGACTTCTCCTTGGAGGGAGTGAGCTCCGTGTCGGCTGACCTGCACAAGTACGGCTACGCCCCCGCGGCGCCTCTATCGTCCTCTTCAGGAACGCCGAGCTCAGGGAGGGCACTGTCTTCGCCGCGTCCAAGTGGCCGGGTTACCCGGTAG
- a CDS encoding xylulokinase — MAFDVGTTSIKCAALSLKDFEPVAQSSIRSTVAYPRPGWAEQDLERLWEELLTLGRKVTEERVGEEVRGLTFDAHMAGVVPVDEEGLPLRPAIIWLDERAAGLPRELWSGPLKLQGYSIPRLIKFLRVTGGAPSRTGKDVISKVVWLAENEPQVLSRARKLLDVKGFLLSRSTGAFVTGHDEASLTWMADTRRNRAAWSREILRKYGVREDLLPEIRNSTDVAGKLRAEVASRLGVREVPVFVGAGDLTAAAVGSGAVREGEVHVYLGTSDWVAAHSSKRRVDVFHYVGSILSAIPGRYLTVAEQEVAAGALEWVMRTLGVEDYGEVERMVSSVDRTALLFLPWLYGERSPVDDPNVRGGLINLTLDTERGEVLRAVMEGVALNVKWVFPYVERLVGRVREVNVIGGGALFDTWCQLLSSALKLRVKRLSDPQLAGVRGLAAIASVGMGVYPSFEDAVAKFKVDRKFEPGREAAELEAKFVLFREAYRKLRGTFRALNLGV, encoded by the coding sequence CTGGCCTTCGACGTAGGTACGACTTCGATTAAATGCGCCGCTCTCTCTCTGAAGGACTTCGAGCCGGTGGCGCAGTCGTCGATCAGGTCCACCGTCGCTTACCCGAGGCCCGGTTGGGCTGAACAGGACCTCGAGAGGCTCTGGGAAGAACTCCTCACACTTGGTAGAAAGGTAACGGAGGAGAGGGTGGGTGAGGAAGTGAGGGGGTTGACCTTCGATGCTCACATGGCGGGGGTAGTCCCAGTGGACGAGGAGGGACTGCCATTGAGGCCAGCCATAATATGGCTCGACGAGAGGGCCGCTGGCCTTCCGAGGGAATTGTGGAGTGGCCCCCTGAAACTGCAAGGGTATTCCATCCCCAGACTAATCAAGTTCCTCAGAGTCACGGGAGGAGCTCCCAGCAGGACGGGGAAGGACGTTATATCCAAGGTCGTCTGGTTGGCTGAGAACGAGCCCCAAGTCCTCTCAAGGGCCAGGAAGCTCCTAGACGTTAAGGGGTTCCTCCTGAGCAGGAGCACCGGGGCGTTCGTGACTGGACACGACGAGGCCAGCTTGACCTGGATGGCGGACACCAGGAGGAACAGGGCCGCGTGGTCTAGGGAGATCCTGAGGAAGTACGGAGTGAGGGAAGACCTCCTCCCAGAGATCAGGAACTCAACCGATGTCGCAGGGAAGTTGAGGGCCGAAGTGGCGTCTCGCCTCGGGGTGCGGGAGGTACCGGTCTTCGTCGGTGCGGGCGACCTCACCGCAGCCGCAGTGGGCTCAGGGGCCGTCAGGGAAGGGGAGGTGCACGTCTACCTGGGGACGAGCGATTGGGTGGCGGCCCACTCCTCGAAGAGGAGGGTTGACGTGTTCCACTACGTCGGGAGCATCCTGAGTGCGATACCTGGGAGGTACCTCACCGTGGCGGAGCAGGAAGTCGCAGCGGGTGCGCTGGAGTGGGTGATGAGGACGCTCGGGGTGGAGGACTACGGCGAGGTGGAGAGGATGGTCTCTTCAGTGGATCGCACTGCCCTCCTCTTCCTCCCGTGGCTTTACGGGGAGAGGTCCCCCGTGGACGATCCCAACGTCAGGGGAGGGCTCATAAACCTCACCCTCGACACGGAGAGGGGGGAAGTACTCAGGGCCGTGATGGAGGGAGTCGCGTTGAACGTGAAGTGGGTCTTCCCCTACGTTGAGAGGTTGGTGGGGAGGGTGAGAGAGGTGAACGTAATAGGAGGAGGGGCACTCTTCGACACGTGGTGTCAGCTCCTCTCCAGTGCCCTGAAACTACGAGTGAAGAGGCTCTCGGACCCACAGCTGGCGGGTGTGAGGGGACTCGCCGCAATTGCCTCAGTGGGAATGGGAGTTTACCCTAGTTTCGAGGACGCCGTGGCTAAGTTCAAGGTGGACAGGAAGTTCGAGCCGGGCCGAGAGGCGGCCGAACTCGAGGCCAAGTTCGTTCTGTTCAGGGAGGCCTATAGGAAGCTCAGGGGGACGTTCAGGGCCCTGAACTTGGGGGTTTGA